A DNA window from Arachis hypogaea cultivar Tifrunner chromosome 18, arahy.Tifrunner.gnm2.J5K5, whole genome shotgun sequence contains the following coding sequences:
- the LOC112772721 gene encoding MLP-like protein 43, protein MALTGKLSTEIPVHTPASKFFDLATKKLHHVQNVCERVHATKLHEGDDWHSVGGSVKHWTYVIDGKVTTCKETIESIDEQNKTVVYKFFDGDIDQHYKSLKLIFQVIENNDGATSTSTKWTVEYEKVNDDVEAPYGYMEYFDKCAKELDAHLLEA, encoded by the exons ATGGCACTAACTGGTAAGCTTAGCACTGAAATTCCAGTCCACACACCTGCTTCAAAGTTCTTTGACCTCGCGACAAAGAAACTCCATCATGTTCAAAACGTCTGTGAAAGAGTGCATGCCACCAAGCTGCATGAAGGTGATGACTGGCACAGCGTCGGTGGTTCCGTCAAACACTGGACTTATGTCATAG ATGGTAAAGTAACTACATGCAAAGAGACTATTGAAAGCATTGATGAGCAGAACAAGACAGTCGTATACAAATTCTTTGATGGAGATATCGATCAACACTATAAGTCCCTTAAGCTTATCTTTCAAGTGATTGAGAACAATGATGGAGCTACTTCTACTTCGACTAAATGGACAGTTGAATATGAGAAGGTGAATGATGATGTTGAAGCTCCATATGGCTACATGGAATACTTTGACAAATGTGCTAAAGAACTGGATGCCCATCTTCTCGAGGCATAA